ATTTCCACATAGGCGAGGAACTGCTCGGTGATCCTGGCGATCGGGATGTCGTAGATATCGATCTCTTCCTTCTTGATCAGAAACAACAACAGATCAAGAGGTCCCTCGAAGGATTCTAATTTGATTTTGTAGGGCATACTATAAGACAGGGAGGGCCGTCTGCAGCACGGCCCTCCATGAATTCCACGAAAGTTTGCGGCGCATGAATCTTAATTCATAAACAGATACGGCTTCCACCCCTCCTCCTGGATGCCGATGAAATGCTGGATGAAGAAGAGGTGACTGGGCCGGCGCGGTTGTTTGGCCATGCGCAGATTGGCTTGTTCCGGCGTTCGATTGCCCTTGCGGCTGTTGCACTCCACACACGCACAGACCAGATTTTCCCAGGTGTCACTCCCGCCCCGTGTTTTGGGCACGACATGGTCGATGGTGAACGGCCCCTTGGTTGAATTGCAGTACTGGCAGCGATATCCGTCCCGGCGCAGAATGTTGCGTCGCGTCAACTCAACCCGCTTATGCGGTATGTGGATGAAACGGCGCAGGCGTACGATGCTGGGCACCGGATAACGCAGGTGCTGGGAATGAACCCACCGATCCCGCCGTTCCACAACATCCACCTTCTCAGCGAACTCGAGAACGATCGCCTTACGGGCGGTTACCACGGTCAAGGGCTCATAATTCTGATTGAGCAATAGGACCTTGGCGTTGAGCATAAAAAACCGTTAGCTTGACAAGATGGTTTATCGTGTAATATAGAAGGAATTTGCTAAAGAAGCAAGGCTTTTCTCTTCTTGAACGCGGGGCTCCCACAATGATCCACAGTGCTTTAAGCAAATTAAAACAAATTGTTACATCGCAGAAAAACAGACGAT
This bacterium DNA region includes the following protein-coding sequences:
- a CDS encoding HNH endonuclease; the encoded protein is MLNAKVLLLNQNYEPLTVVTARKAIVLEFAEKVDVVERRDRWVHSQHLRYPVPSIVRLRRFIHIPHKRVELTRRNILRRDGYRCQYCNSTKGPFTIDHVVPKTRGGSDTWENLVCACVECNSRKGNRTPEQANLRMAKQPRRPSHLFFIQHFIGIQEEGWKPYLFMN